A region from the Sorex araneus isolate mSorAra2 chromosome 6, mSorAra2.pri, whole genome shotgun sequence genome encodes:
- the SULT4A1 gene encoding sulfotransferase 4A1, giving the protein MAESEAETPSTPGEFESKYFEFHGVRLPPFCRGKMEEIANFPVRPSDVWIVTYPKSGTSLLQEVVYLVSQGADPDEIGLMNIDEQLPVLEYPQPGLDILKELTSPRLIKSHLPYRFLPSDLHDGDSKVIYMARNPKDLVVSYYQFHRSLRTMSYRGTFQEFCRRFMNDKLGYGSWFEHVQEFWEHRTDSNVLFLKYEDMHRDLVTMVEQLARFLGVACDKAQLESLIEHCHQLVDQCCNAEALPVGRGRVGLWKDIFTVSMNEKFDLVYKQKMGKCDVAFDFCL; this is encoded by the exons ATGGCGGAGAGCGAGGCCGAGACGCCCAGCACGCCGGGCGAGTTCGAGAGCAAATACTTCGAGTTCCACGGCGTGCGGCTGCCGCCCTTCTGCCGCGGGAAGATGGAGGAGATCGCCAACTTCCCGGTGCGGCCCAGCGACGTGTGGATCGTCACCTACCCCAAGTCCG GCACGAGCCTGCTGCAGGAGGTGGTGTACCTGGTCAGCCAGGGCGCGGACCCCGACGAGATCGGCCTCATGAACATCGACGAGCAGCTCCCGGTGCTCGAGTACCCGCAGCCCGGCCTGGACATCCTCAag GAGCTGACGTCCCCGCGGCTCATCAAGAGCCACCTCCCCTACCGCTTCCTGCCCTCCGACCTACACGACGGTGACTCCAAG GTCATCTACATGGCCCGCAACCCCAAGGACCTGGTAGTGTCCTACTACCAGTTCCACCGCTCCCTGCGCACCATGAGCTACCGCGGCACCTTCCAGGAGTTCTGCCGGCGCTTCATGAACGACAAGC TGGGCTACGGGTCCTGGTTTGAGCACGTGCAGGAGTTCTGGGAGCACCGCACCGACTCCAACGTGCTGTTTCTCAAGTACGAAGACATGCACCGG GACCTGGTCACCATGGTGGAGCAGCTGGCGCGGTTCCTGGGGGTGGCGTGTGACAAGGCGCAGCTGGAGTCGCTGATCGAGCACTGCCACCAGCTGGTGGACCAGTGCTGCAACGCCGAGGCCCTGCCCGTGGGCCGGG GCCGCGTGGGGCTGTGGAAGGACATCTTCACCGTGTCCATGAACGAGAAGTTCGACCTGGTGTACAAGCAGAAGATGGGCAAGTGCGACGTCGCCTTCGACTTCTGCTTGTAG